TGTTCTCTTCTCTGTATTGATGTGTTACTCTTAGAGGCcaatttttgcctttcttttgtgCCTAAATGGTGTAATTACTTTTGAGAAGGTGGCATtatcctgtttttttcttgtggaaaCTGAGAGTTAAGAGGAGTGTTACGATTTTGTGACTATTTAtgacagtttttttaaattttaggtcaCTTTTCAACCTGTAGCTCCTCTCTTCTAGACCACATGGttgaggggagaaagagaaaatgattacTTTTCCTGCAGTCATATGGTTAAGGATAATCTAACACCGTAATCACATTATCCTTGTATGCCTGGCTACTTGTGCTGGCCTGTGTGTGACTGTTAACCCCAAAGACTCCTTGAGATGTTACTGAACTAGTTCCTAGaaaacaggtgtccccaaactttttacacagggggccagttcactgtccctcagaccgttggagggccgccacatactgtactcctctcactgaccaccagtgaaagaggtgccccttcctgaagtgtggcggggggccggataaatggcctcagggggccgcatgcggcctgcaggccgtagtttggggacgccggctataaaaagtattttactttCAAACTCCCACATTTcgagaagagcaaaactcagtaCAAAGGCAATTTTGAAGGTAAGTATAGAAAGAGGGAGTTTATTGAGTCTTTTCTGAATGCCAGACACAAAAAGGTTTCAgtagaaaagcattttaaagggCTGCCTGGAAACTGGGAAGGTAGTAGTTGGAGGTTTTTATTATTCATTGAAGTTTGGAGGTTTATATTGCAATATATAAGTTGTTATATAGGATTAGGACTTTTGCCCTGGAGAATTCTTAGTCTATATAGCAGAAATGATAAACccagaatatttttaagttagtTCATCATAACCATTAAGCCTGTAATTGCAGTTCTACAGTGGTACAGAGAGTTGCATTTAAGGGTTCTTAGGTTACTTTTTAACCTATTAACTTATTGAATTATGTATTCTTCAGATATGCTACTTTAGAAAATTAATACTTTCTTTTAAGGCTTCTATAAATTCTTCAGTTTGTGTTTTCTTAAGCTTAATTACCTGCTAACATGACACTGTCAGAATTTATACATTAGTCACAATAACTTTGAGGCTTAAACATGGGTGAATTTTCAGCACTGCTTTATATTCTTTGGCGAATGGTCGGTGGTGTTTTCACAAGAATTTTATTTGCATCAAAGGTTAAATCTTTTCAGGTGAACTGATTTTACAGAGTCAGAGACTTCTTTGAACTTTATAGCTGTTTGTGCTTGGTTGCGTTTGCCGTCTTTCAAAACCATCATTAGTTTTAGTAAAGAAAGTCACTGTAAAGgaaagtttttttcattttttattgttatcattTCTGGCAGATTTTCTGAAATATTAGATATTTCTTTTGCCTTCATCTAGTAAAACAGGCCTATTTGATGCCCATTTCAAGATCTTCCTTCTGCTGCCTATCTTGTCATTTAACTTCTCATTAAGCCCTCCACTGGAGACTGTGCCAGAAGGGAGAGAAGATGAAAAGCAAATGAATCATTTTCTAATTGTTAGCAGCTCTGGAAAATGATTTAGTAgaagagattgaaaccattctGGAAATTCTTTGGgattatgttatttttcattcatcTGCATCATTTCAGAGATGTTCCTAATGGTTATCAATTCAGAATTCAGAAGCTGATTATTATCCAGCTATTGAATAACAAGGAattctttgtgcttttttaaacatttgtttcttGCTCTATCTAAGTAGCTCTACAGAAGATATTTAGAAGCAGGTAGAGATAAAATTTAAACTAATCAATACTGTTTTTGCCCTTTGAACTCTTTAATGAACAATTTGATTTCTTTAGACAGTTTAGTCATGGTTATTGGAAATGACTAATAGTGACTTTGCTTCAGTTTATTTTGATGTATCTTATATACAAGTATAGGAAGGCTTTTGGGTACTTTTTAAGAAATGTGGGCTATAGATTCCCATAATTGCTTTCCTGATTTATTAAGTGTGAGGTTTCATTACATCTTTGTACCAGaacttttgctttttctgtggATCAGATTCAGGGACAtcatctaattttctttctttctttctttttttctttttttaataactgCTCAAGAAGTTACCTTATTTTGatttaacagtaaaaaagaaagattaatagTAGACAGACTTTTCATTAACAGCTGTAACATTGatgtatgctttttttcttgtctttggtcttttgtttctcatttaatcatttggatattcatggattggagttctttatttttgaaacagagtctcgctctgtcacccagcttgggtggtgcaatctccgctcactacaacctctgctcactacagcctccacctcccaagtgattcttctgcctcagcctcctgagtagttgggactacaggcgcatgccaccatacccggctaatttttgtatttttaatagagatggagtttctccatgttggtcaggctcgtcttgaactgccctcgtgatccaccggccttggccttccaagtgctgggattacaggcatgagccactgtgcccggccctggaTTGGAGTTCTTTATGTCACTGCAGACAGAAGACGGCAGCCATTATTCACACTAATTGAGTGGGTTCCtgtcttttttgggggagggCTCAGGAGAATTTTTACAAACCCATGTGTCTGTTTAGTTAGGCTGTTACtgtaaaatttgtaaataaaaccCTACTGGGTGGATAGGGTTAATAGATGGCTATTAGAGAGTTAATCTTTTTCAATTTCTTGTCTCTTGGATTCTGTTCTTTCAATTTCTACCCTAGAAGGGGATTTATGGAAAAGAGTCAGAACATGCAAGTTCTTATCGAGTTGCTTCCCAGCTGTGACGCCTTCAGCTAGTCACTTAATCTGCCCTGTTTCTCTGTTTTGCATCTCTAAGATGAGGATAGTAAACCATGCTTGCCTACTGGTGTCAGGAATGttgtaggggaaaaaaagtctTTCATACCCCTGTCTGTTAAATTGTTTCTTCATTCTAGAATCCCTTCTCAGGTTGTCCAGATTTTCTTTCAAGGATTCAACTGAGTGAGCTCTTCCCAGAAGTCCTCCATTTTCCCATTCGGAATCTCGCTTTTCCCCTCTCATGGGCCTCTTTTGGTCCATCTGTTATATGGCACTTTGAATTCTGTTCTGTACTTCAGTCATTGCATGTTGCCTTCCATTATAGATGgaaagctccatgagggcaaagACTGtacttttcctatttctgtgtaTCCATGTTGCACATAGGTACCTCCTCCACTCCAGAGGTGACCCACAATAATTGTTGGCTGAATGAATTATTATTGAGGCTGTTAGGAATGAATACTTTGGATGATGAGAAAATGCCAAAGATGAGCATTTTACCAGAACTTTTGGATGAGTGGCCTTTTAAATTGCTCAGTTACTAATCTGTTGTTATCAGTAACTGAATCAGATCCTGGCAAGACAGATTGGCAAAGCCCATTTCTTGGTTCTGTTTACTTTGGATACTATTTGTGAAGCAAGTCAGAGGAATGAAAGACTGCCATAACAATCTTGAATTTGACTTTTGTTCCATTTCTCGCCCCTTAGCATGTGGAGGCCTATCTATATCCAACTGCTCAGTGTAAAGAATAAAAACTGACTGCCCAGAGCCTGGTCCACGTTTTAGTTTGTGTGCTTTGAAGAATTTGCAAGGTAGAGAAATAGATGCTTCAGGCTCTGATTTCAGCCCATGCTGTGCTATGCAAATGTTCTCTACATGCCTGAGTGACCTTTTGAGAAAGAGCCTTTGTGATCTTCTGTAACCAGGGCTTGTTCTGGGAATTCTGTGCCAGATTCCTCCAAAAGTGGGAAAAGTGGATCTGTTCAAGGACCACATAAAAAAAACCAGTGCTTTTCCTGTATGAATACCGATAAGTCCATGTTTCTTACCGTCTCTTGCcagagcttttaaaatttgttctgcAGTTTGCTTTGCAGGTTGATTTGGGATTGAAGTGTGTGAGAGGGAATTGACTAAGGCAGTTCAGTAGCTGGGAAACTGTGTGTTTAAGTGCTTTTGAAttgtagataaaaataaattcacattggCATCATTAGTATCTGAGCATTTCTCAGTGTCTTAAGGCTGGCTCTCCATGAGTGCTGGCTGTTTGACTCTCATCGATATTGATAAGGTTCTTTTTGTCCCAAATTGTGCTCTTAACAGTTTGGCATTTAAATTGCTAtctatttgttttaattattgtataaAGAGAGatacatcattattttaaaacatcatatttcttaatattataaTACTCCATTCTGATGTATTTCTCTTGGAAAGGGATGCTGGTATGCTGGGAGGTTTATGATTTTGAAGCTTTTACTCAGATGATTGGTTTGTATAGCTGAAATGCTGATGAAGAGAGGTttccccttctcctttttcttaaatGACCTTTTTGGTAAGGACCATGATAGGTTTGTACCAGGATAAAATTGTAGAGTTAATCATAATGTTCTCTTACATAAATTCTAAAAATTGATTTTCCAAGAAGAGAGGTAGAATTTGAATGACCGGGTTACTTCCTAgactcttcctccttctcttaaGTACAGGATAGTTCTTTCTCTGAAAATCTTCAGTCTGTTGGTTCCAGCTGGGTTCTCTGTGGTAAGAATACAGGACACATAGAAGGCCCTAAGGGAATGCTTTCTTTCCCAGATCTTTGCCCTGTAGTAGGTTTCAGCTGAGCAAAGATGAGTAGTTTTTCTGGTGTTTGGCCTCCTCTGTTGGGTGGAAAAAacctttcttctattttaataGTCATATATGCTATCAtgtctgtttttctcctcttgaAGTTTTCCTGAAACCTGGGCTCCTGAAGACGCAGCACTGGAGCAGATGGATAATGGAGACTGGGGATATATGGTGAGTGGTTCTTGGAGATGTATTTTAAAGGCTGgggaattatttttctgtgtctttttaccCTTACGTATTTTTAGGTATatcttataagaaaagaaaattgtgaatTTGTGTAACCTCTCTGCCCCCTTTTACTTAGGTTAGATGTATTTGGGGGGCATTTTTGTcttgtgtggggttttttttttttttagacagagtcttgctgtgttgcccagcctggagttcagtggggcaatctcggctcactgcagtctcagcctcctgggttcaagcaattctcctggctcagccttccatgtagctgggactacaggtgcgtgtcaccacacctggctaatttttgtaatttaatttatttaatttaatttatttatttatttattttaaagatggtgtttcaccatgatggccaggctggtcttgaactcctgacctcaggtgatccacccacctcggcctcccaaagtgctaggattacaggcatgagccactgcgcccagccaatttttgtattttttagtagagatggggtttcactgtgttggccaaaacggtcttgatctcctgacttcgtgatccacccgccgcggactcccaaagtgttgggattataggtgtgagccaccattggCCTTGTgtggtgtttaaaaaaatttttttttaattttttatgtgaagtttcactctgttgcccaggctgaggtgcagtggcgtgatcttggctcactgcaacctcctctcccaagttcaagtgattgtcctgcctcaacctcccgagtagctgggattaccagcgtgtgccgccacatccagttaatttttgtattttcagtagagatgggatttcatcattttggccaggctggtcttgaactcctgacctcaaaccatcctcctgcctttggtGTTTTAATGGAAGCAAACTCAAAATTGATTCTCCAAATACTTTTTATAATCACTGGAGAGataaagtgattttttattttttaaagtatattcctCTGAAAACGCTTCATGAGTGGTGACTACAAAAGGATCTAGTGAATAATGATATGGAGGATATTTTGTTGCGGTTTGGGAGTGCCTCCTTTCCCACttgcattttttgtgtgtgtgcatatgtctccctatttttctattcctttgatGTAAGGTATATTTTACTTGCCTAGTACTTGAagtcctgtctctctctctctctctctctctctctctctctctctctctctctctctttctctcttttttttgacagggtcttgttcttttgcccaggctggagcgcagtgacgcTATCTCGGCTCATCACTTTACAAGCTCaggtgattgtcccacctcagcctctcgagtagctgagactacaggtgttcaccaccatgcgTAGCtcatagtttgtattttttgtagagacggggttttgtcatgttgcccaagctggtcaggaactcctgggctcaagtgatctaccctccatggcctcccaaagtgctgggattataggtgtgaaccaccacatctggtctattttttttcttatttttcagatggcgtctcactttgtcacataggctggagtacagtggcacaatgttggctcactgcaacctccgcctcctgggttcaaacaattcttctgcctcagcctcctgagtagctgggactacaggagtgcaccaccatgcccagctaatttttgtagctttagtagagatgtggttttgccatattggccaggctggttttgaactcctgaccttgtgatctgcccaccttggcctcccaaagtgctgggattacaggcatgaaccacagcctttttcttaaataatatttctaaaactgaaggtttgttttttaagagaagcTTTCTTCTCAAAAATTAAAGGGCAGATTGCAACATTAATGTTACAAAAGTGAATACACTATCAGATTATGAAATTTTATGGCTGCTGTTAACCTTTGGGTATGTGATGCTTTTGTGGCTAGGTTGTATTGACTTAACTGTCTATTTTAACTTAGTATTTGAAGCTATCACTTCCATGAAAAAGTTACCAAGATTGGGTCTgcacaatttttaatttaattaaattaatttattactatttttctgagacagagcctctctgtgttacccaggctgaaatgaagtggtgtgatcttggctcactgcagcctccgcctcctgggttcaggtgattttcatatctcagcctcccaagtagctagaactactcatgcaccaccatgcccagctaattttttttttttttttttttttttgtatttttaatagagacggggttttgtcatgttgcggaggctggtcttgaactcctgagctcaggctatctgcctaccttggcctcctaaagtactaggattataggtgtgagccgctgcacccggccccaatttttattttaaaaacaaatttcatagtttgtttcttttgtttgggaGGGGGGGAACCCAAAGAAATATTGAAAGTAAATATCTATATTATTAGATCATTTTAATTCTATCTTATGTTAAATTAAATTCAGAAGAAtgcaagcctttaaaaaaaattagaaaaaaatgtgtattttaacttGGCTTTTTCCTTCCCACAATATATTCTGACCTGAAAACTCTATATATAATGGGCCTGAAATGATGTGACTCTGGAAGTCATGCCCTGTATTTTTAGAGTAAGTCTTCAAAGAATTGAatttatccttctttttttttttttttattgaaagcaAATGTCAGATGTCTTCATCTGGGTGGGTTTATTGCAGGAAGTAAAGTCATTTTGCATTAGAGCATTACTAAATACATTATAGCCTGAAAGAATCTTGGGCTTTGCTCAgtatcacttatttatttatttattttttgagacagagtcttgctgcgttgccaggctagagtttgcagtggcgcaatcttggctcactgcaacctccacctcccaggttcaagtgtttctcctgcctcagcctcccgagtagctgggactacaggcatacgccaccacccccagctaatttttttttgtatttttagtagagacagagtttcatcatgttggccacgatggtcttgatctcctgacgtcgtgatctgcccgccttagcctcccaaagtgctgggattacaggtgtgagccaccgtgcccggcctcacttACTTTCTTAAATTGTCAACgttagtatttaaaaatttcagatgactgattatttctttaaaaatttcagatGACTGACCCAGTCACATTAAATGTAGGTGGACACTTGTATACAACGTCTCTCACCACATTGACGCGTTACCCGGATTCCATGCTTGGAGCTATGTTTGGGGGGGACTTCCCCACAGCTCGAGACCCTCAAGGCAATTACTTTATTGATCGGGATGGACCTCTTTTCCGATATGTCCTCAACTTCTTAAGAACTTCAGAGTTGACCTTACCGTTGGATTTTAAGGAATTTGATCTGCTTCGGAAAGAAGCAGATTTTTACCAGATTGAGCCCTTGATTCAGTGTCTCAATGATCCTAAGCCTTTGTATCCCATGGATACTTTTGAGGAAGTTGTGGAGCTGTCTAGTACTCGGAAGCTTTCTAAGTACTCCAACCCAGTGGCTGTCATTATAACACAACTAACCATCACCACCAAGGTCCATTCCTTACTAGAAGGCATCTCAAATTATTTTACCAAGTGGAATAAGCACATGATGGACACCAGAGACTGCCAGGTTTCCTTTACTTTTGGACCCTGTGATTACCACCAGGAAGTTTCTCTTAGGGTCCATCTGATGGAATATATTACAAAACAAGGTTTCACGATCCGAAACACCCGGGTACATCACATGAGTGAGCGGGCCAATGAAAACACAGTGGAGCACAACTGGACTTTCTGTAGGCTAGCCCGGAAGACGGATGACTGACTCCGACCCTGCCACGGGTTCCTGGAAATAGACTCTCCAGGAAATGGaagatatggatttttttttttttttaatcacagtgtgagattttttttttcttttaaatatttgtatttatttgaaggCAGTGAGGACCAGAAGGAAGTTTTGTGCTTTGGCAGACTCCTccatgttttcttcccttccccctgAGTATGCATGTGCCTGTTCAGAGTCTCCAGATaccttttttataaaaagaagtctGAAAATCATTATGGTATATAATCTACCCTTAACAGAGCTTTTTTTATTACAGTGCTAAAATGATTTCTGATAAAATGGTCCCTAACTCAACTAGAAGGCTAAACAtacaagaatgaaagaataagtaGAGTACTCATGATGCCtttgagaaaaatcaaaagatcaTGTAGGGTGACCTAGTTTCCAAACCAATAAGTAGTATTGTAATATTAAAGGAAAACTGTTCCAATCATTTAAAAGTACTTATTAAGTACTGCTTTTTACAGTTATGACAACTGTTTCTTTCTATGCATATAAATCAAGGAACCAAATATCTGTAGCCATGGAAATGTCTGactagaaatatttatattgaatTCTGAATACAAAATGTCCCTGTGGTAGAAATCTTACTCTTTATGCCTGGTACAGTATAATTCTCAAGTGTACtgtctaccagaaaaaaaaaataataaaaaatgaaatatgaaagtTAAGTTTGTATTTATTGATGATTATTATTACTTAAGGGGGGGGAATCATATTCCTTGTCTAAAAACTGCCTATAGTACATTTGTATTTGATTTGAGAGGACACAGTGGGACCTTAGGTTGCAGTTTATAGGAACTCTGTTGTGTCACTGAAGCAAGGATGGATGGAATTATTAATTTTGACTAAAAGGGTGCATGTTTGAACAGTGAACATacagtttttcacatttttaaaaatggaatttatgtTGAAGATTACCGATTTTTCATTAATTGCCCACAGTTCTATGACCATTATTTCAGTTCTGTGCTAAGCACAGGGACAAAGTAACTCTTTAGCCCTTTATGGTCATGTTTTGTGGTAACTCACAAATGTATTTTGTTATCAAAGTTAAGATTATTtctgaagagaagaaacaaactgCAGTGAATGAAGGACCTAGAACAGCTGGAGAAATACACCTACTTATATTTATTTCACTGTAGTCTTATTTTGCATAGTTCATttgcttctatttctttaaagTAACTCATAGGAAGGATCATTTTAATTATACTGAGACCTCCTAGTTTGTTTGACCACCATATCAAAGGAAGCCATGTAATTTATTCCCTATTTTCTTGGGGAAGAGTGGAGCTCTGGGGCTGTACGCCCTGGGGCAGGCAGGccactccttttctctttctctctttgagaATATTCTGAGGTTCTCTCTCTGCAGGGAAGTTGACGACACTTCCTTATGTCTATTTTTGCCCATGTctgtgaaaatttattttaaaatttgacaaatgACCAATATCCAGAAATCTGTAATTACCCTATTTTCACCATCTTCAAACTAAGATCCTTTGATGTTATTGACAGATTGCTGTGGTTTCAGTAAATCAATACATGAGTACAAGTTtatcattttggaaaattatctTGTATTTAAAATTGATTGATagttaccttaaaaaaaaaaaaaaggcccaacCAGTTATGTGTTGTTGAGCTTGCTGAGGTCAATATGGAATAAAATGATTTGGGTTGAAAACAGGTGTGGAAATAGGAATAATACTAGTtcccagttttaattttaattttactttatttatttttgagatggagtctcattcttgttgcccaggctggagtgcaatggtgccatcttggctcactgcaattgcct
The genomic region above belongs to Saimiri boliviensis isolate mSaiBol1 chromosome 8, mSaiBol1.pri, whole genome shotgun sequence and contains:
- the KCTD6 gene encoding BTB/POZ domain-containing protein KCTD6 isoform X3, translating into MDNGDWGYMMTDPVTLNVGGHLYTTSLTTLTRYPDSMLGAMFGGDFPTARDPQGNYFIDRDGPLFRYVLNFLRTSELTLPLDFKEFDLLRKEADFYQIEPLIQCLNDPKPLYPMDTFEEVVELSSTRKLSKYSNPVAVIITQLTITTKVHSLLEGISNYFTKWNKHMMDTRDCQVSFTFGPCDYHQEVSLRVHLMEYITKQGFTIRNTRVHHMSERANENTVEHNWTFCRLARKTDD
- the KCTD6 gene encoding BTB/POZ domain-containing protein KCTD6 isoform X2; translated protein: METGDIWVLFFCPGWSAVTLSRLITLQAQMTDPVTLNVGGHLYTTSLTTLTRYPDSMLGAMFGGDFPTARDPQGNYFIDRDGPLFRYVLNFLRTSELTLPLDFKEFDLLRKEADFYQIEPLIQCLNDPKPLYPMDTFEEVVELSSTRKLSKYSNPVAVIITQLTITTKVHSLLEGISNYFTKWNKHMMDTRDCQVSFTFGPCDYHQEVSLRVHLMEYITKQGFTIRNTRVHHMSERANENTVEHNWTFCRLARKTDD
- the KCTD6 gene encoding BTB/POZ domain-containing protein KCTD6 isoform X1, translated to MIQALCQLTLSLQLCVSSFPETWAPEDAALEQMDNGDWGYMMTDPVTLNVGGHLYTTSLTTLTRYPDSMLGAMFGGDFPTARDPQGNYFIDRDGPLFRYVLNFLRTSELTLPLDFKEFDLLRKEADFYQIEPLIQCLNDPKPLYPMDTFEEVVELSSTRKLSKYSNPVAVIITQLTITTKVHSLLEGISNYFTKWNKHMMDTRDCQVSFTFGPCDYHQEVSLRVHLMEYITKQGFTIRNTRVHHMSERANENTVEHNWTFCRLARKTDD